The Nycticebus coucang isolate mNycCou1 chromosome 10, mNycCou1.pri, whole genome shotgun sequence sequence aactggTGTGACTTTGGAGCACtatacacattattattatttcttttctttctttctttcgtttttgacacagagtcacactctgttgccctggattagagtgttgtggcatcacagctcacagcaacttcaaactcttgggcttgagtgattctcttgcctcagcctcccaagtagctgagactacaggtgcctgctacatacccagctaatttttctattttaagtacagatagggtctcattcttgctcaggctgatcttgaactcccaagcttaggcaatccacccacctcagcctccgactGGTAGGATGACAGGctcgtgagccaccgtgctgagCCCACTGTGCACCTTATTGTTAGCTGTTATGGGTTTATATCCCCAGCCCCCTAGAAATAAATGCACTCGCCTGATGGTTAGTGGCAGTGATTATAGGTAAAATCAAGAGCACATTCAGAAATCCTTCCACTAACTACTGTGTGCTTCCATCCAGGAAGTCAAAATTTCTACTACTACACAGCATCACATGTTTTTTTACCTGATTAATGTTGAGCGCCCCCTCAGAAAATCAGACCATTCCTGCTTTGCCCCCtgctgcctgccacaatatcaCATTATTCTTCATCTTCAAATGGGGGTCTctggctaaaaataaaaactaaataccAAGCAATATCATTAATCTGTATCTatagatatattttctttctctgctaaTTCTCCACTTAAGAAATACCTTCTTAACTCATCTTCTTATTCTAAATATAAGCTCTCTGCAGCAGAGAGGTTATGAGCATGTGCTCTGGATTCAGAGTGCCTGGGCCTGAACGCCTGCTTTAGCACCTCATGTGAGATTTGTGAAAGAGATTTAACctctaacctctctgggccttagttaccacatataaaaaaaatgaaagatgaacACTATTACCAGTTCACGGGGTTATTAAAAATGAACGAGAATGCCATCTGTATCATGCTAAGATTAGGACATGGATGCTGCACAATGATACCTGTTAGTCATTATTACCATATCCAAAACCCAAAGATGACCTCCTGAGAAAAAATGACAAATAGGTTTCACTGGAGTCAATATCCCCAAACACTGCCTTCTCGGGGGCTAAATGCACACAGTGCATTACTAAGAGTTTAGCAGCAATGAGCACTCTCGTATCACTGAACCAAATCCTTTTCTAAATTTGAGATACAAGACTATAAGGAAATATCTTCATAGTAAGTGAAGCAGAAGACTGAGAAGCTGTCACTAATTTGACCAACCTGCTTCTCTTTTCTACAAAGTTCAACTATACCACATTCAATGTAACTGAAACAGATGGGAAGTATGAACTTAACCCATTTCACAAAAAAGACTAAAACAGAATGCCTTTCACAACAATCTTCAGTTTGGAATACCAGTCCTGTGTTTTAGAGATGACAATTCACATGTCCTAAATCCCTTAAAATAAGCCTTAAGAGTAAtttaaaggctgggcatggtggctcactcctgtaatcctagctctctgggaggtagaaacaggtgtattgcttgagctcaggagttggagaccagcctgagcaagactgagaccccatctctaacacagaaaaattaggtgggtgtggtggtgcatgcctgtagtcccagctactcaggaagctgaggcaagaggattgcatgagcccagaagtttgagtttgccgtgagctatgatgccagagcactttacccagggtgacagaatgagattctgtctcaaaaaaaaaaaaaacaaaaaagagtactttagggcagtgcctgtggctcaaggagtagggtgccggtcccatatgccggaggtcccagccccggccaaaaaccacaaaaaaaaaaaaaaaaaaaaagagtactttaaAGTTACAGGTTTAGAAAATCTAATTTCCAAATACTTCAAATTGGTCCAAGTGGTAGACTTTCCTTGCTGTTTTCATATCCATGCAAACATTTACTCACATCTATAAATTCAGAACCATTATGTAAAATCCTCTAACAAGTTCCCTTGTGAAGGAAGCCAAATAAAACCATCACTAGGCATTAATGAAGCATTAAAGTAACTTTTCTTCCTGGtgtgaaagtaaaaataaaataggcaataaaGAGTGTcttgtctttgaaaaaaattcaattcctGCAACCTGTCCCATTTAAACCTTGATTTAGGGCAACCCCTTTTccttgaaaaaggaaaagaagggcggcggctgtggctcaaaggagtagggcgccagccccatataccagaggtggcgggttcaaacctggccccagtcaaaaactgcaaaaaaaggaaaaggtaaataaaaaaatcttagttCATAGTGCTAGTGAAATTTGTTCTAAACAACCAACACAAGGTCGGGTTCACTGATCTTGACAATATGTAGAAGTAAGAGCTTGCATTTTGCTTTAAATGAGCCAGGTATAATGAAGTATTCCAAGTTCTAGACATTTCACTGGTCAACTGTCAGTACATAACAACTCTTGAAGGCTACATTAGAGAATGTAATTTCCGTACAATGTGGAAATATGGagtttcaaaaaacattttcattcagCTTTTTATATACTTTCCATCTTTACTGTTCAATTTACCAGAGTTCTTGGAAAGATACACAAGGTTTATACAACAATAGCACCTCACACTTTTAACCTTATGTTCTAGGGTATGCCAAGATGCCAGCCCACAGGAGGTACTTTCAGAAACAGTAGAACCTCAGATAGGTCTGTGCTAAAACAGGTGGCTCCAGGTATGATCCCTTTGTTAtaatatgaacacacacacacacacacatttttttggcATTCTCTTCTAGTACATTTTGAATTTCCTGAGGACAATGATTATGTTTTACTCTCTTGTTGTACTTCCATGTAACCTAGCATAGAGCAGGgcatttaaaaagtattcagtaaatgtttgttgaataaaaggCATGAAGAGCATGGGAGAGAGACCCTTGTGGTTATAATAATTTGTACTGAACTAGCAACTCTCTGGTTTAAAGACTGCCTTTTTTATAGACAAGGGGAAATAAGTCCTGTAATTAATTCCAATATACAATATGGTAAAAGATGTAGAAGTATCTAATATGTATACCAATTTTatatattcaatttaaaattgcTGCCTTCTGTACATCCTGCTTCCACCTTTGAAGGCCATTGCTATTGCCAACCTGGTTTGTGGTATTGGCTGGGACTGAGAGTAAAGACAATCTGGAAATCTAGCAGGGAAGAATGGAGGTAGTCCAAGACACTGCCCAAGAATGTCACAAGACAGGGCTGGAAGCAGATCTTCAAGTGTGACTGGTGATGCTCTCTGAAACAAGGACCAACACTGGTACGTGCttccatattattttctttgttccacAGAAAGAACTGCAAAAGCACAAATGCACTTATGCAAGAGTGCAAGTTCACTATTTAAACCAAggataagaaacaaaaaataaacaaaacagcttTTTGGGCAACCAAAACAGTGGTTACAAAGTTCATATATTAATACTCAAAGAAGAGCTGCCAGAATATAACTAAGCCTATTTAGCTGTTTTACATGCAACTTCAGGAAGCAGAGTGATCTGGGTTCCTACTCCACAGATCAGAAGCTGCACTTTTCAAAAAGGGCAGCATGGACACTATCAGTAGCTCAAGAGCAGCTTTCCACCATTGAAAGATGAGCCACACTGACTACTGAATCTTACTCAAGTAGACTCAATAATTCAAAAAGCAGAGGGAGCAAACAACCTACATTTTTCAATCACCTCAAAGCCTTGCTTGATTACTGTCAGTAATGATGCTAGTAATCATAAccttgagataattttttaaaagtttaaattgtATTACTTAAAAGGAAGCAGAGTATATAATACAATGTAAATTTTCCACAAGAAATATAGTTAAAATAAGATTCTTCACACATAATACCTTGTTTCCCCAACATTAGATAAATGAGGCATTGCTATGTACAGAAAGCAGAAAGTCAACTTTTCAGAGCATAGAGTGATGATGACAGACTTCACACTGCCTCAACCTGTATTTGCTTCTGTCCTCTCCACACATTCATAATTTCATATTCCTTGACCTCCTTTTATAATGTACCCAAATTAGGACCCTCTCCCCTAAAGGGGTTGTTACCTTGCCAAAAAGTGCACGCCTCAAATACACACCAAAGCTCAATGTCTCTTTTCTGTATCAGCCTCCCTTTCTTATCTCATACCGGGATGACAGACATACCCAGCAATATTCTTTAGGTCCAGACAGAGGCATTAACACAAAATCAGATGTGAGatctttgcattttcttctcttctaggCAGCTCTAGAAGTCATGTTGACATTGTAAGTTGGTTTCAGTTGCAAATAAGGCCTGTTATTCCCGCACCCCAGACCCAAGTTATTGAACTCAGTCCTTGGGGATTACAGAGGCAGCTAAAGTAAGGAAAAGAGGGTGATGCATGGAAGGAAGAACTGCTGAAGAAGCACTTAAGGGAGGAATAACTCCCCTCAATATAAGGAACAAAGGACAGTCAGCGTCAATGCTACTGAGATGGTATTACCAAGAGtgctaagtttttctattaatGCAAAAACACTGGCCACCAATCCAACTGCTTAGTTAGCCTACTCAGAGCAGACTGCAGAAGCCACACCTGACCAGAACCTCCCAGGCTGCAGGTTGCTGGAACACCATATAATCACAGAACTGAATTTCAAGGAAGCTCCAGCAAATAGCTCACTTCAACAGCCTATTTTCAACAGGAATCTGAAACACGTTTTCTTGGCTTTTTCCCTCTTTGACaaaaagagaaactaaagaaTTTAGTATATACACTAgaatatgtcttttattttttattttattttttttattgttggggattcattgagggtacaataagccaggttacactgattgcaattgttaggtaaagtccctcttgcaatcatgtcttgcccctagaatATGTCTTATGTcctcatactgttttccatttatGTATTCAACTGGCAAATATTTCCTGCACACCTACTATGTACTAGGCACTGTTTGGTGCAGAAAGAAAAGTATACACTGTAACTGCGCTCCCTCTAATTTACAAAACCACCTGGCACTAAGTCCCAGAGAGAGCTGACATTCAGATTCAGAAGACTGTCTCCTTTTTATTGTTTACAACTGTGACCACAGAATACAAAGAGCAGCCTCCTGCTTCTATTATGAGACTGTAGCAATCACCAAAAGACAACCACTGTGGttagctattttaaaaagttatcaattcagggtggcgcctgtggctcagtgggtagggcatcggccccacaaacccagggtggtgggttcaaaccaggccccagccaaactgcaacaaaaaaataaccaggtgttgtggtgggcgcctgtagtcccagctactcggaaggttgaggcaagagaattgcctaagcccaggagttggaggttgctgggagttgtgacaccacaggactctaccacgggcaataaagtgagacttttgtctcaaaaaaaaaaaaaagttatcaattTAAGGCTAggcagctgtagctcagtggctagggtaccagctacatacaccggagctggtgggtttgtaTCCAGCCCGGGGGGCCTGCCAAAACGacgacaactaccaccaaaaaatagctgggcattgtggtgggcgcctgtagtcccagctacttgggatgctgaggcaagagaattgtttaagcccaagagtttgaggttgctgtgagctgtgacatcacagcactctattgagggcaacacagggagacgctgcctcaaaaaaaaaagttaccaattCAAGGCTGAGTGTTGATggctgtctctattaaaaatagaaaaaaatagctgggtgtgatgatgcttgcctatagtcctagctacttgggaggctgaggcaggaggatcccttgaatagaagagtttgaggttgctatgagataggctgacatcatggcactctatccagggtaacaaagcaagactctgtctcaaggcaGGAGTGGTGGcccatgcttataatcctaacactttgggaggccagagcaggtagattacttgagctcaggagttcgagaccagcttgagcaagaacgagaccctgtttctcctaaaagaagaaaaaaatagccaagagttgtggcaggcacctgtagacccagctactcagaaggctgaggcaagaggatctcttgagcctagagtttaaggttgctgtgaggtatgacaccatagtactctacctagggtgacagagtgagactctgtctccaaaaaaaaaaaaaaagattctgtctcaaaaaaaaagttatcaattCAAGAGTTGAAGTATCTGGCTTTAGGATTTACATCATTGAAATTATAGACAAAGTGTAGGAAACTGAAATCTGCCCTGGACgtaaagaaaccaaagaaaatttAGGAATTCAAAGTTTagaggagagaaaaagcagaaacttTAATACTATGTGAAAGTTGAAATCTACAAATGGAAATCAAGAGAATGCGTAAGTCAAAGAATTATCAACTTAACATGAAATAATTGCATGATATAAAGGATTATTAAAAGTAAAGACAGAAACAGTGAGTTGTTTGTTCTCTAATCTAAGGTACTCAAAAAGAAAGGCAAGGCATGTgtttgttgccctaagtagaatGCCTTGGtttcatcttagctcacagcaacctcaaaactcccagcttcgagcaatcctcttgcctcagcctccaagtagctgggagtacaggcacatgccacgGTGGTCAGCTAATTAACATAGCTATTTTTCTAGTAGTCCTAGAGAAACATAGCAAATTAATGTCATATTTTCACCAGCCAAAAGAAAGCTGTTTTATCTCCTTCCATATTTATCACTGCACTTTATCGTGAGATTGAGAGTCTGAATTATTTTTTGCCCTTTCATCCCCTTTGATAAGCAATTTCATATGTGAAAGGCTCTCTGTTGCCTGATTCCCTTGTATAGTTCGAGGGGCTAGAGTACATCTTCACAAGCTTTAGAAAAGTTATCAATTTAATCTACCTTAGATTAGCTATGAGACTGAGCAAGTAATTTCACAACTTTAACAcacctgtacctcagtttctTAAAGAGACATGTCCTAATAATAAGTcatatatgtaaaaatgctcTAAACTTAGCTCAAAGGTCCTGCATAAATTCAAGGAATGGTTGTCATACATAAGCACACTGACCTCTCTAACTCAATTTTCAGAAACCAACCCCGGTGAAATTGATCCAAGAATTTACAACACAAGGAAGATAGGCATGATTAATAAATGGCAATCTTAACTTTAATAGATTACAGATTTACAAAGTCCAATAACCTAAAAGTTACTACATTACTACCTCCCTTTCAAGGTGAGAAATCGAACCTTCAGAGGGAAATTGGCTGGGTGAGGATGATACTGACTACGTGGCTCTAGATCCAAGTCTCAGCATCAAGTATCTCTCATGTTCCCAAATGATATACTGCTTACCCATCCCAGTAGCGTTATAGCCTTTAAAAGGGCTAATAATTCCATAAAGATCAATCATGCCCTGTCCTCTCCAGctatccttctctcctttcttttcctatcGTAGGACTAGCAGGTCATAGAAGCCTGATTAGAATAAATTTCTCATCAGACCCCCACAACAGAGGATGCAGCTTGACAACTGTTCACATTCATCATTAATGGCAACGTTTCAGTTAGCTCTTAATTGCCGGGCCATCACACCCGGAAATGAAATCTCAAGCGCAACCCACTTTGGACTATCATATCATTTCCTTAAGTTGTACCCCACGGCGAGCACCCGGCGCACGACCCCAAAGAGACCGAGGGCTCCTGGACACGGTTGCCACCGCCGCCCGCTTCCGGCCTGCAGGTCACTCGCGCTTCTTGGCCACGAGGCGAGTACGGTAGGGACCCCTCCAGCGCGCGCTCCTCCCCGGGCCTTTGCAACCGGCGTTTGGTGGAACATGGGGTGGCTCTGGGGCCGGTCGCCTGTGGGGACCGCGCACCGGGGCGAGAGGTGGTCACTAGAAGGGCAGCCCCAGGTAAGGCCCGTGCCTCAGGTGGGCTGGGGAGGCGGCGACCGAGGCTGCGTCCCGTCAGCCGCGACCGCACGCAGGGACACGCGGCTCGAGCCAGTCTCCGAAGCAGCGAGGGCCCTCTCCCGGGAGCCGCCCGCGGCCGCTCGCGGACAGCTTGGGGCACCAGTGCCCAGCCCCTCGGGGAAGCGCCCCGCCCCCGGGCGGCCCCAGCCCGGTGCCCGCCACGCACCGCGCCCCGCCCGCGTGCCGGTCCGCATTTTCCCGCCCGCCGCGTCAAGGGCGGGGGTCGCGCGCCCTCCCTCGCCCCCAAGCCACTCACCTGTCGGGCCCTAGGCTCGCTCCATGGCCGCCCGCACGGTGCGGTGCGGCGCGGCCCCGGCCGCCCCCGCCGCCTCCGGGGTGGGGCAGCCCCACGCCGAGCTCACCACCCCTGGCCGCTGCCGCCACTGCGGTTCCCGCCCACCCCCGGCCCGGCCATTCCCTGACCACCTCTCCCGGCGCTGAGCCGGTAGTCCCACACCCACCCCCCGCCTCCGCGGCCCCCGATCGTTGGTACGGTCCTAGCGTAACGCCTTCCTTGTGACCAATCCAACGCCTTCCTCGGCGAGGCCCCGCCCCGCCCTCCAGTAGGCGGGCCCTACGGGACGCACTCCGGACGGCCCCTCTAACCCTTTCGGTCCCGGGCCCGCCTAGCTTAACTCCATCGTCTTCGGCTCGTTTCTACTCCTTGTCCCGTCGCCCCGCTTACATAAACTGAGCTCTCACTTCTCTCTTGCCTTCgcttttttcttcctgcttttcttAGGTAGGTAGGTAGCTAGGCAGGCACGCAGCGGGACTGGAGAGCTGCAGTCCCCTAGGTCAACTTTTGTTTGTGAGAATGATTTTCCCtgctcctttttttcctttgaatttgtCTTGACTTCTATACTTCCTCGCCCAAAAGAGGCCAGGCTTCCTACACTGAATGCAAGTGGCTCTCCTTCGGACCAGAACAGAACTTTTAGtagcatttaacaaaattgtgATTCTTTCACTGTATTAATTGTTTTATATCCTCCTCTTGCCTTGGACCCTAAGCCCCATAACGGCAGGTCTGTCGCCTCGGGGTCTCCAGGGCCAGGCTCCAGTTAGTGCTCCTAGTAAGCTCCTGATGAGTTGAATGAAAgattcttccttttctgttgtttgttttcaGCTGACTATACACAGAGCATCTACTatatccattcactcattcacaaTATACTAAGCTTGGGCTTCATGTGCCTGCCTCTGAAATATAATGCACCATGGGATAAGATATGTAATGGGGGAAAGATTGAGCTGacattgcagttttggccagggccgggcttgaactggTCACTAATGGTATagggggctggagccctactcctgagccacaggcgcagcccaagcTGATACTTTTTTCAAGCAGTTCATTTAAGCAGCAAATTGTAGTGGAAAGAACTCTTCTTTACTGGCTGTATGATTCTGGATGTGTCACTTAACATCTTTGATCATTGGCTTCCTTCTCTGGAAAATAGGAGTTAATCATAGTGCCTACTgcacagggttgttgtgaggattaaaatagaaattatcttgGGAAAGTACTTGAAAATTATTGTATAAGGTTGTTattcatgtgtgtgtttattgagcacttattatcAAGGGATCTTAGAGAAATAGTCTGACTTGATACCTACCCCTTGATAATGTAGTTAGGGAGGCAGCATTAATCACTGCAGAAAGCAGTAATCACTGCAAAGAGCATATAGCCAAATGCAGAAAGTGTTGATCAGCCATTTACTGAATGTAGTTGAAAAGGTTTGAGGGTCATTTTCTGACCAGGGAATACATAATTCTTGGGAAAATAAGCTGGATGATAATGAGAATCTCTTATTTCTCTGCACAGGAACATCGGTCTGCCTGCAGTCAGCTAATCTCCCCGAACCTTGTTCACTACATCAGGAGATCGTAAAGCAAAAGGGTAAATCAACAGTTCCTCTAAGACATTTTGCCCAAAAGGATTCTCCTTTCTTGCCTGCGACTTTGACAAGGACGGCAAGGGTGAACACTCCAACTGTCACTTTTCAGAAGAAAGCCAGTTTATCCTGCAGCCTCCAGCTTCCTGGACAGATGATTCCTTTTGTCTTTAAGGACTTTCAGAGTAGGGAAGGGAGGGATTTCCTGGCCCCTCTAAGCCACCCAGTCCAGTGTATAATTTCATATCATCCTACGAGCCACAAGACAGATACACTTCCTCCTCTTTTGTCCTCGGAGAAGGTGAGCCACAGGTTTGGGGCAGCTGTGTTAAGGGCATTTAgacaaaacaaaattgttttgttcTCCAGTTTTCCCTTCACCAGGCCAGTTACCGAGACTCTGTCAATGTATACACTGCACCAACACTGCCTGACACTCCGTAACATCAGTGTCTGCTCCCTATTCCTGTATTGGGTTATTTCCCAACTAATCAGCAGCCAATATATTCTAAGTTTTGTGAGACTTGCAATCATTTAAGAAGGGAGCTTATATGACTAGCACACAGGAAGCAGCTGCAAGGAATAGGGACACTTAAATTATGCAGCACAGACTCTGTAATCACTGAAAGAATCAGAGTTCTGTAAAATAGTACTGGGTGGGGAAAATATGGGTGAGAGAAGAGAGGAACAATGTGAACCAAAGTTAGGTATTGCATGACAGGAGAATTTGTTCATTTAACGAACATCTACCAAGTGCTGGGCACTGAGCGAGACCCAGGTCACACAGAGATGAAGAAAGCTTGGTCTCCATCTTGGAAAAGCTGACAGGAACCCCATCAGGCAGGTCTAAGATTTCGTTGAGACTCTGGCAGATGCCCCTTTCACCACTCATGTGCTGTATTGTGATTCTAGGTATCTTTGTCTAatttctttgcctctttcttccctgtcccCAAACTGCAAGGTTCTTAAAGACATAGACTGTGTTTTATGCAAAGTACCTCCTCCACACTGGTGTGTTAAAGCTCCCTGAGCTGAAACCAGAGCAGGAAGTTGGCTGTTCCCTCCAGCCAAGGGTGGTAGATATCCTTAACAGAGGAGACTTGGTTATTAGCCCCACAAGAGGCTTGTTCACAGCCTGCAGAATTCGCTAGGAGCTTCTGGTGGCAATTGCAGACCCTATCCACCTTTCCAGGCCCAGTTTCTGCTGATTTTGTCATCCTCCACCCTAAAGGACTCACTTGCTCACCTTTCCCTGCCTACACTGGTGTGATTACAATGATTCTTCCTCTGGGACTCTTACTTCACCCTCGCCTGTAAAAATGTTATATATCTTTCAATGGCACTTGTCCATGAAGACTTTCATGGCATTTCCAATGGTATGTGctttcctcagcttctg is a genomic window containing:
- the LOC128596455 gene encoding uncharacterized protein LOC128596455, with the translated sequence MLSETRTNTVVPHGEHPAHDPKETEGSWTRLPPPPASGLQVTRASWPRGEYGRDPSSARSSPGLCNRRLVEHGVALGPVACGDRAPGREVVTRRAAPGTSVCLQSANLPEPCSLHQEIVKQKGKSTVPLRHFAQKDSPFLPATLTRTARVNTPTVTFQKKASLSCSLQLPGQMIPFVFKDFQSREGRDFLAPLSHPVQCIISYHPTSHKTDTLPPLLSSEKVSHRFGAAVLRAFRQNKIVLFSSFPFTRPVTETLSMYTLHQHCLTLRNISVCSLFLYWVISQLISSQYILSFVRLAII